The genomic stretch CCGCGCAATCGCCACCCGTTGCTGCTGGCCGCCGGAGAGTTGGGCGGGACGATGACGCAGACGCTCTCCCAAACCTACTTTCTTTAGCGCCGCTACCGCCAATTCGCGCCTTTTTTTTGCCGGTAATCCGCGATAAACCAGGGGCAGCTCGACATTTTCCAACGCGTTCAATTTGGTCAACAAGTTAAACGACTGAAACACAAAGCCGATTTTCCGGTTGCGGATTTCCGCAAGTTTGTTGTCCCGCAAACGGCTTACATTCTCTCCATCCAGCCAGTATTCGCCTTCGGTCGGTGAATCCAGACAGCCGATCATGTTCATCAAAGTGGATTTCCCCGAACCGGAAGGGCCGACAACCGCCAGAAAATCCCCTTTGTAAACGGTCAGCGACACGTTGTCCAACGCCTTGACGATCCCCCCGCCCATCTTGTACAGCTTGGAAAGCTGTTCAATCCGGATGAAGGCTTGTTTGTCCGGAATCGTCATCGTCCGCCGCCTCCGCCATTGCCGTTACGCGAATTCATTCCGCGGCCGCCGCCGCCTTGCGGGCCTCTCCCGCCGCCATTTACCGCGCGTTGAAAGCCGCCGCCTCCGCCAAACCCGAAGGAGGGTCTGCCTCCCTGGAATTGCTGGTTGTTGTTTGCCGATGTTTGCGCAACTGCCGGCA from Bacilli bacterium encodes the following:
- a CDS encoding ABC transporter ATP-binding protein, yielding MTIPDKQAFIRIEQLSKLYKMGGGIVKALDNVSLTVYKGDFLAVVGPSGSGKSTLMNMIGCLDSPTEGEYWLDGENVSRLRDNKLAEIRNRKIGFVFQSFNLLTKLNALENVELPLVYRGLPAKKRRELAVAALKKVGLGERLRHRPAQLSGGQQQRVAIARALAGDPPILLADEPTGALDTKTGKEVMDLMRELNSQGHTIVLITHDLHISAQAKRVVRIQDGKLSEGGGEPFEDRSSV